Genomic window (Pradoshia eiseniae):
CCTCCAGCATTTTTCTCGAAGAATTCCTCAATGGAGTCATAATAAATGATTGTAACATGCTCCCAATAATCAAGCCCGGCCCTTTTGAGCATCTTGTCATCTGTAGAGAAGCCAAGCGGTCGAATTAAATGCAGGGTTGTATCAGTAGCCGCGCATGTACGCGCGATATTTCCTGTGTTCGCTGGGATAAGCGGCTGATATAAAACAATATGTAAAGACACTTTATTCACCTCTTGTTAGAATAACAGCCTCTATTATATCACCTTTCTGCCATATCCCTAAATGGAATGTCTAACGGGCTTTGATGTGAAAGAATTTATACTGAATATTAGGCGTGTAAGCGGTCGAATCCTCATAATTCCAAAAACGCATTCGGCTGTTGGTCGTATGTGCATTCACAAGCGGATTGCCATATCCGTCCATGCCTGTCACGATTGTATTGTGATTAAAGCGCCCATCTCCTTCAAAGTCATAGCAAATGATATCACCCATCACGAGCTCGCTCGGACTCTCAACCTCGACTGTCCAGCCGGCTCCTTTAAGCATCAGCATAAAGGCGTGAGCGACCGTCCAGCTATAGCTCCAATTGCTCTTTCCATCTATCCACCAGCCCCTCGTCCGCTCTGGCTGTCCCCACATCGGGACTCCTCCGGCATGGAGGCACTGGGAGATGAAGTTTGTACAATCATCATTGAATTTCGGGTAGGATGGATTAAATTCATTCCACCACCGCTCTGCATATTGCACTGCCTTCAGCCGGTCATATCGAAAAGCCGGCCAGCTGCGCATGGTATCGCTAACCATCCAATTCCGGTCAAGCTCTCCATCGCTGGGCACAATCAGCTCTATATCTCCAATAAGTTCACCTGAGGAGAAGTCCGCCCTCCTCCGCTCCACTTCCTCTTCTATATAAAACTGATCCCCATGCTTGATAGCAAAAGACCAATGAATCGTATAGATGGCCTCCCGCTCCGTCATTTTCTCGATATTTCCTCTTCCCATCACCTTAACGAGATGGCCTCCCCGCTGCTTGAGGCTTTTTTTCTTTTTCATTAGGCGTTCATTTTGTGATGACCTGGATTGTTTTCTTTCCCCGGCAAGCAAGGCAATTCGCTCTTTAAGCAAGTTCTCAAGCTTCTCTTTCATTCATTCATCCTCCTCTCCCTTATAAAAATATGAAAAAAAGCTGGGGTCATTCCCCCAGCTTCTCAAGTTTAGCAATTGCCGATTCTATTTCCGTGCGGACAAGCTCCTCTTGCTCCATTGCCAAGCACTCTTTTAAAATGACCGCCGCCTCAATTCCCCCAATCTTGCCGAGCGCCCAGGCAGCCGTTCCCCTGATGACAGGACGAGCGTCTTTTTTGAGCAATTCAGCAAGCGGCCCGATATGCTCGGGGTCCTTGAAATGAGCCAGCGCGAGAATGGCGTTACGCTGGATTGGCATTTTCCCTCTCCAAGCTCCAGAGAGACTTCCATACTGCTCTTTAAACGCACGATTACTCAAGCTCAGAAGGGAAAGCAATTCCGGTTTTGCAATCTCCGGATCAGCCTCCAGCTCCTGATGAAGATGAAAGTCAACGCGCTTATTATATGGGCATGATGTCTGGCAGGAATCACAGCCATATAAACGGTTTCCGACTTTATCCCTGAACTCAGCCGGAATCAATTCCTTCGTCTGAGTCAGAAACGAGATGCAGCGCTTTGCATTGATTTGTCCCCCAGCCACTAGCGCCCCTGTCGGACAGGCATCCAGACATTTCGTACATGTGCCGCATAAATCCTCCATCGGTGCATCCGGAAGAAACGGAATATTTGTGATTATTTCCCCTAAGTACATATAAGAGCCATACTCCGGATCTAAGACCGAACAGTTTTTCCCGCTCCAGCCTATGCCTGCCCGTTCTGCAACGGCACGATCGGCCAATTCACCCGTATCAACCATTGATTTCAGCAGCGCATCCGGCACCCTTTCCTGTATGAAGGCTTCCACCTTCTTTAAGCGATCCTTCACAACATGATGGTAATCAAGCCCCCAAGAGGAACGGCTGAAGATGCCGCGCCTCTGTCCTTTCCTGCTTTTCGGTGCGTTATGGAGCCGAGAAGGATAAGCAACCGCGATGGCGATGATGGACCTTGCCTCAGGCATAAGTCGCTTCGGGTCCGTACGTTTATCTAAATTCGGTTCCTCAAAACCGGATGCATAATTTCTTTTTTGCTGTTCAATGAGCCGATTCTTTAACTCAAGAAAGGGGTCACTTGTAGTAAAGCCAATCTTATCAATCCCGATTGTCTTGCTGTATTCTATCAAATCTTGCTTTAGCTGCTGATGATTCATCCCTTATCCCCTCTCCTTTCTTCGAATCGATTCTTCTTATATGGTATACTATTTCCAGGACAAACAGGGAGGTATTTGTATGCTACACATAAAAGCAGACGAACAACTCTTCACACAAGCCGGCGATGTTAAGTTCGGCATTATTCATTATGAGGGTATGGAAGCAGGAAATATACCTTCAATGCTTGTCGGCCGCCTGCAGCTATACATAGAAAACCTGCACACAGAGCTTCAAACAAAGACTTGGGCCGAATATACAGGTATTGTTGCATGGCGAAAGATTTTCAAACAAACAGGGGCTGATCCGTCAAGATATCGTCCATCCGTCGAAGCATTATATAGAAGAATAAAAAAAGAGCCATCTGCTCCGACTGGAAACTCTGCGATTGCTCTGAATAATTTCTTCTCACTCCAATATGAAATCCCTCTCGGAATCTATGACGCCAAAACCATCAAGGGCGATGTGTTAATCAAAATTGGCCATGATGCTGACAGCTATGAGGGGCTAAACGGACGCAGGAATACATTGAATGGAATCATAGGGACATTTGATGAGGATGGCCCATTTGGCAGCCCTTTTGTGGACTCTGTCAGGACGAGCGTTCATGATGAAACAAAGGAAGCCATACAAGTGGTGTATTTCCATCATGACCACTCCATAGACCAAGCCCGCGGGATGCTTGAAGCTATCTCAAAAATGTTCCTCCAAGTACATGGAGGAGAATCATCCATCCATCTATTAAGCCGTGAAAATCCCAAAATAGACAAATAAAAAACGCAATGCTTCGTACTCTCCGTTACGAAACACTGCGTTGTTAAAGCGGGTGAAGGGAATCGAACCCTCATCATCAGCTTGGAAGGCTGAGGTTTTACCACTAAACTACACCCGCAAGCACGATAGATATTATATTAACAGACAGAAAACAGGTTGGCAACCCATATACATAAAGTCGAAATATGAAAAATAATCACTCGATTATAAAAGCGCCGTCATAGATTCCAGCTTTCACTGCCCGTTATCCAGCTTAGATTCCGATATTTCACTTCATTCATCAAATCATTTATTAAAGCATCAGACTGACTCAAAGTCATCAATTTCTGCCCATATCAGTAGAGTTATTCCTAAATCGTGACGCGCTTTCATCTTTCGACATATATTTGTAATAATGTGCTCCCTGTTTTCATATGTCTGCTTCCTTATAGATTCAATTGTTTTATTAAAATGATTTCATGCATGCTCATTTTACCATGATAATGGAAACTAAAAAATGAAACAGTATACTAATTCCTGACACTCTACACCGTACTTATTCAGATTGAACAAATACGACATTAATATCATTCCATATACCCTACCTTCTCTTGGATAAACCTACAAAAATAATTAAAGCGGAGGAAACCTTTTCGCTTCCTCCTTCACTACCATTATGAATCTATCAACCTGTTGTCAATCCTCTGTTCCATCCTAGCATCTGGCTTTATCACAATAGTAAGTGAACCAATTAATCCTAGTACAATCAACAACGAAATCCATATGCTCCCTGTAAATCCAAGAACCAGATAACCCGCGATGGAAGCACCCGCACATATAAGCGCATAAGGAAGCTGTGTCATCACGTGATCCATATGATTAGAACCAGCGCCTGTGGATGAAAGAATGGTTGTATCAGATATAGGTGAACAATGGTCTCCAAATACCGCCCCTGCAAGAACGGCTGCCATTGCAGGCAGCATCATGGCAGGATCTGCTGCCATTGCAATTTCCCCGGCAATAGGCAGGAGTATTCCAAACGATCCCCATGATGTCCCGGTAGCAAATGTCATCACTCCCGCCACAAGGAACAGCATTAACGGCAGAAAGGCGGTATTTAAATTGGACTGTTGAACAAGTCCTGCTAAATAATCACCCACTTCGAGCCGACTAATGAGATCAACAAGCATCCATGCTAGCAATAGGATATACACTGCTGGAAGCATGGTGACAATCCCCTGCAAAAAGCTTTTCCCAAATACTTTCCCCTTAATTGCTTTATGATAGAAAACTTGCTTAGCAAACATAGTCAGCGCTACTATTAATCCTACAAGCCCTCCAATGACAAGTGATTTTGTTACATCCGTATTTTCAAGGACACCCAATACAGTTACTTTGCCGGATATGGCAGTTAATCCTGTCCAAATCATGGCCGCAACCGTTCCAACAATCAATGTCAAGATAGGCAAAAGCAAATCATAGATGCTTCCTTTCCGGCTCGTTTCCAGCTTTTGTTTCAATTCACCTGGAATGGACTTTTCCGGATCATATACTTCTCCCTTTATAACTGCCCGCTCCTCGTGCGCCCTCATAGGGCCTATATTCCAATTACGGACAGCCACAAGAAAGACCATAGCAATAGCGGCAATCGCATAATAATTCATGGCAGACATTTGAAGGAAGGCCGTAAAGGCCCCGTACTCCGTATACTGATGCTGGGCAAATATAATGGCAAGCAAAGCAATAATATAAGCTCCCCAGCTGGATACCGGCGAAACTACACAAATTGGCGCTGATGATGAATCAATGATATAGGCAAGCTTAGCTCTTGAAACCTTTTGCCGGTCTGTAATAGGACGCGCAATTTGTCCGACAGCAAGCGCATTAAAGTAATCGTCAATAAAGATAAGGATACCAAGTATGGCTGCGACAAGCTGCGCTCCCGTTCTTGTCTTCACCCTCTTCATCGCCCATTCTCCAAAGGCTCGACTGCCGCCGCTGACTGAGATGAAGACCGTAATAAGTCCCAGGAGAAGGATAAAAGCAATAATATAAATATTGGACAGGTTCAATGCTCCATCTGATATGAAAATTCCTTTAGCTGCATCCCATGTAATAGCGGCTGTTTCCCCAAATTTAAAATCAGCTAGCATATATGCGGATACTATGATGCCAACACCAAGCGATAACAAAATCTTTCTTGTCAGCACTACCATAACAATTGCCACTAAGGGCGGAAGTAATGCATAAATCGAGTTTTCCATTGATAAACCTCCTCAAAATTGTGAAAACACATGCTGCATCATATATTTAATTAATGCCTGCCAGCCGGAGCAAGTATTAACTAAACATACAATTAAATCCACATGTTGTAGTTGCCCATAGCTGCTTTAAAAATTGTCAGCAAATTGATTGATCCATAGCTGAATAAGCAGCAGAAGCGTCATGAAGCGTAGAATCGGCTTAACATATTGAGGGTTTAATTTCTCGGCAATCCGAACACCAAGCTGAGCACCTGTTATGGAACCAAGCATCAGGGACAGCGTAACCGCCCAGATGATATTCCCGGAAACAATATAGGTCACAGCAGCTCCCATACAGCTAGAAACAGTAGCAAGACGAACGAGTGCGACTGCTTTGATATAAGAGAGATTAAAATAACCAAATAGGTTAAGCAGCAAGGTCCCCTGACCAGGTCCAAACATCCCGTCAAACATACCAATCCCAAAAAGACCGGAAAGACTGTATTTATTTATAGGAAGCTCTTTATCCTGGTTCTTGAAATTCCCTTTACCCAAAAATGAAATAATGTAACCAAACAATAAGAATATACTCGCCACTATGTTCAGCATAAAAGCAGACATGATTGTCGCAGTCATACCTCCGGCAATACCGCCAATTATGCTAACCGGCATAATCCAGAAGGACTCCTTCCAATTCACTTTTCCCTTTCTATATAAATGCCAAAAACTCGTAAATGAGCTCACTGTATTGGAAACTTTATTCGCTCCAATTGCTGAATGAACCGGCACGCCTAAAAGCAGCATGGAAGGAAAACTAATCAATCCTCCTCCACCTGCCAATGTGCCAACTGTCGTTGCTATAAAACCAATCAGATAAATAAGAATATATTCCATCCTCCATCACCTCCCCCTTAGCATATGCGTGCATCATCATAAAGAAAATGACTCATTTACAAAGTGCATCCATAAGAGAAACTTATAGAACATAGCTCGGGATAAATGAAAAAACCCCTCTCTTCCATATACAGCAGATTAGGAAAAGAAGGTATACACCTGTATTCATAGAATTTATAGAGATACGCGGATTGGAGGAAACAAAACTCTATTTCTGCGAGTAAACATGCAGGTATTTGGGAGGAATAATTTAAATGAATGCATTTCTTAAAAAAATTATGAACGTGTTCTTTGAGGACATAGAAAGAAGCATCACGCCTCTTATGTATGGACAAATGATAATGTTTGGGGGTGCTTTTTTGGCGTATTTTATAGCGGGGAATTCGAACGATTATGCCCTTATGCAGCTAATGCTAGGAACTGGCTTCCTTTTAACCTCCATTGAACAATTTATCATTAAAGAGAAAGGACATAAGGACTATATGGTTGGGCTTGTCATCGCCATTCTCTTCTATTTGGTCGCTGCGGATAGTTTTTTTCTTCAGCTAAGATGAATAAAAACCTAAAAAGCACATAATCAAAAAATTTCTGAGATCCTCCTAAGAAGTACAGAGATAGGACGATGAGCTGTATATAAAAAAGGCCTGCCCCCTGGCAGTCCTCTTCTTTCGTGACAGCTTGGGGCAAGCCTTCCTGCCGATTAATGGCCGCCTAAATAAGCCATCTTCACCTCTTCACTTTCAGTAAGCTCATTCGCTTTGCCTGAAAGGACAATTCTGCCCGTTTCCATCACATAGGCTCTGTCTGCGATTGATAAGGCTAAATGGGCATTTTGCTCAACAAGTAAAATCGTCGTTCCTGTCGCCTTAATTTCTTCAATGATGCGAAAGATGGTCTTCACAAGCAGCGGGGCAAGGCCCATAGAAGGCTCATCAAGCAGCAAAAGCTTTGGCTTGGCCATCAGGGCCCTTCCCATTGCGAGCATTTGCTGCTCACCGCCAGACAATGTACCTGCCTGCTGCTTCACCCGCTCCAAAAGACGAGGGAATAATTCATATACTTGCTCCATGTCCTTTTTAATACCAGCGCGATCGCGGCGAAGATAGGCCCCGAGCTGCAAATTTTCTTCCACGGTCATATTGGCGAAGATTCTCCTTCCTTCAGGCACATGGGATATTCCTTGCTTCACGATTGCTTGGGCAGCTTTGCCCCCAATCGGCTTTCCTTCATAAATAATTTGGCCATCCTTTGGCTTCAAAAGACCGGAGATTGTCTTCAGCAATGTGCTTTTTCCTGCGCCGTTCGCCCCGATTAAGGTAACGATTTCGCCTTCCTGAATATCGAGTGTAACTCCTTTAATTGCCTGGATGTTTCCATAATAGACAGTGATATTCTCAATTTGCAGCATCAGCTTACCTCCTCTCCCAGATAAGCCTCTATAACGAGAGGATTATTGCGTATCTCTTCAGGTGTGCCATGTGCAATCAGCTGACCATGGTCCAGCACATAGATACGTTCACACACGCCCATTACAAGCTGCATGTCATGCTCAATCAAAAGGATCGTCAGGCTGAAACGCTCCTTAATTTGACCAATCAGCCCCATTAACTCCTCTGTTTCCTTCGGATTCATGCCTGCTGCCGGTTCATCAAGCAATAAGAGGCTGGGATTTCCGGCGAGCGCTCGCGCAATTTCTAGTCTTCGCTGCATGCCATAAGGGAGATTTTTTGCCTTCTCATCCTTATACAGCTCCAGCTGAAAAATCTCCAACAGCTCAAACGCCTTCTCTTCGATCACTTTCTCCCCCTTAAAATGGCCCGGCAGCCGCAGAATAGAACTCAGCATGGAGTGCGAGGCTTGAGAATGATAGGCAACCTTGACATTATCGATAACCGAAAGCTCACCAAAGAGGCGTATGTTCTGGAAGGTTCGGCAAAGCCCTTTGCGAGTAATTTTGTATGGAGCAAGCTTATTCAGCCTGTGACCATTGAATGTGACCGTCCCCTCTGTTGGTACATAAACGCCTGTCAGCAAATTAAAGAGCGTTGTTTTTCCTGCCCCATTCGGTCCAATTAATCCGCAAAGTTCGCCAGATGCAAGCTCCATATAGACATCACTCACAGCCTTCAGACCGCCGAACTGTATGGATAATTGCTCTACGCTAAGCAATGGTTTGCTGGTTTCCATCCTTCGGGCCCCCTTTTGTTTTTCTCGAAAATAAGCTGGAGATTTCTCTTGTACCCAGTAACCCCTGCGGACGATAGATCATCATCACAATTAACACCAAGCTATAGAGGAGCATTCTTGTCTCTGGGTAATCAGACAAGAAGGTTGTCACAAACGTCAGCAGCACAGCAGCAATAACCGTACCAGAAAGGCTTCCGAGCCCTCCCAGCACAACAAGAATCAAAATATCAAAGGATTTGAGGAAATTGAAATTGGCCGGTTGGATGAAATAAAAATTATGGGCATACAAAGCACCTGCAATCCCGGTGAAGAAGGCGCCAATGACAAAGGCAGCCACCTTATAATAGGTTGTGTTGATACCCATGGCATCAGAGGCCGTTTCGTCCTCCCGAATTGATATGCAGGCCCTGCCATGAGTTGAATTTGTGAAATTCCTTACGACAAGAATCGTAACCATCATCCAAAAGAACAGCCATCCCCATGTCGTTTTATGTGTGACCATCATCCCTGATGCTCCCCCTACATAATCCATGTTCAAAAAAATAATGCGCACGATTTCCCCAAAACCGAGGGTGGCGATGGCTAAATAATCCCCCTTCAAGCGCAGACTAGGAATCCCGATAAGCATTCCGACTGCTGCTGCAATGATTCCGCCGATGAGAATCGACAAAAGAAAAGGAATATCCAATTTCATTGTCATGATTGCTGATACAAATGCCCCTACAGCCAAAAAGCCGGCTTGTCCAATCGAGAATTGCCCGGTTATGCCCAAAATCAAATGAAGGCTGACAGCCATAATGATATTGATGCCCATCGTGATAATCATATTTGTATAGAAGCTTCCTAGTATCCCAGCAGAAATGATGTATTGCATAATAAAGAAAAATAGAAGCGCAAAAATCATTATTCCAAAAAAACCATTCATTCTTCTGAAAATCGCCATTGCCCCCATCCCCTATACTTTTTCTTTCTTATTTTTTCCGAATAAGCCTTGAGGCATGAAAAGGAGAATAAGGATGAGTACGATAAAAGCAGCCGCATCCCTCCATAATGAGAAGCCCGCGGCACTGACCAGCGCCTCAATCATGCCAAGCAAAAGGCCTCCGACCATCGCTCCCGGAATAATCCCAATACCCCCAAGAACAGCCGCAACGAATGCCTTCAGGCCTGGAAGAATACCCATTAACGGTTCAATTCGTGTATAATACACCCCGAAAATGACGCCTGCTGCCCCGGCAAGTGCTGAACCTATCGCAAAGGTCGCCGAAATTGTATTATTGACGCTGATTCCCATCAATTTAGCTGCATCCGCATCAAAGGAAACCGCCCTCATTGCCTTCCCAATCTTCGTGCGATGAACGATGATTTGCAGCAATATCATGAGCAAAATCGCCACACCGAGGATTAAAATTGACTGGCTTTTGACTGTCACACCAAGGATATCAATGTTCGCAGACGGCACCACATTATTAGGATAAGCCTCAATCTGTGCGCCCCTAATGTAAATCATTCCATATTCTATGAAAAGCGAGACACCTATTGCCGTGATAAGAGCCGCAATACGGGTCGCATTCCGAAGCGGCTTATAGGCAATGCGTTCAATCAGCACCCCTAAGGTTGCACAAGCGGCCATCGCTAGAAGCAATGCCGGCAAAAAGGATAATTCAAGGAAGGTAATCGCATAAAACCCGACAAAAGATCCGACCATAAAGACATCGCCATGGGCGAAATTAATCAATTTGACAATCCCATAAACCATCGTATAGCCGAGCGCAATGAGCGCATAAATGCTCCCGAGCGATATACCGTTCACGAGCTGCTGGATAAATTCCATATTTGACCCCCTGGTTACTAGAATAGTAGAAAAATAGGGGACTCTATCTGCCCCCTATTGGTCTAATTATGGTTTTATATTCGTCTCAAAGATTTGTTTGCCATTTTCATATTTTAAGATGGCAGCTGCTTTGATTGGATTATGGTTCTCATCAATAGTCAGCTTGCCTGATACAAGATCTAGTCCATCAGTGTCAGCGAGGGCTTCTTTAATCTTCTCTGGGGTAGGATTATCTCCTGCTCTTTTGACGGCATCTGCAATGAAATAGGCAGTATCATAGCCAAGTGCGGCAAAAGCATCCGGAGACTTATCTTTGTATTTCTCTTTAAAAGCACTAACGAATTTCTGAATGTTCTCCGCCGGATCTCCTGACGAATAATGGTTCGTGATAAAAGTATTCTCCAGTGACTCTGCTCCCGCTATCTCGAGCAGTTTCGGAGAATCCCAGCCATCTCCGCCCATAAATGGCACATCAAGACCGATTTCACGACCTTGCTTTAACACCAGACCTACCTCTTCATAGAAAGCAGGAACAAACACAAAATCAGGATTTGCCTTCTTGATTCGTGTTAAGGTAGATTGGAAATCCGTATCCTTTTGAACAAAGGCTTCCTCTGCGACAATCTTCCCTCCTCCATCTGTGAAGGCCTTCTTGAATGCTGCAGCCAGTCCCTTCGAGTAATCACTGGAGCTATCAATATAAACGGCCGCCGTCTTTGCCTTAAATTGTTCTTTCGCAAAGTTGGCGGCAACAGTTCCCTGGAACGGATCGATAAAGCATGTACGGAAGACATAATCATTTACCTTGCCATCCTTTACGGTGATTGTTTCATTTGTCCCAGTCGGCGTGATTAGCGGCACCTTATTTTCATTGGCAATATCAACCTGTGCGAGTGTATTCGTGCTCGTTGCCGCTCCAACGATGACATCCACTTTTTCCTGGGTAATGAGCTTCAAAGCACCTGTTGTAGCCTCAGCGGCATCTGATTTATTATCATACTTCTCAATCTCTAGCTTCTTGCCGTTAATACCATCCTTATTGATTTCCTCAATCGCCAGCTCCATCCCTTCCATGATGGATTGTCCGTAAGAGGCCGCACCTCCGGATAATTCGAGATTTGCCCCAATCTTAATTGCTTCGTCACCGGTCCCCCCTGCGTCCTCTCCGCCGCACCCGGCCAATACTCCCATTGCCAATGATAAAGATAGAATAATGCCAGACACCTTTGTTCTTTTCATCCTTTTTCCTCCCCCTATTGGAAAATAAAAAGGGACCCTGTTATATCATTATTGATATCAAGAGAATTCAACCTCTACAAAACTGATCGAGCAAGAAAGCTTAAGCTATCTTGTACAAAAATACAGCCGATATCAACAACATAATATAACAGAGACCCAAGGAAAATCCGGTGCGCTCTTTATTTGTTTATCTATTCTGAATTCAGTTTACCTTAATTTGTAAATAACGTCCATATATGTTTTGGACTCACAGAAATTTAATTTTTTGGTGCGGCTGCCAATATAATTTGGTTATTTTCCCATATACCGCAAGCCATAAGTGACTTACGGTGTATATAATTATCTGTATATACGGAAAATTCACGCTAACTAATTTCGTAAAGGAAGTGAGGTGTCTTCATGATGAATAAGATTATTGAGGTTCATGGTCTTTCAAAGACATTCGGAAACCTGCAAGCGGTAAAGGGCATTGATTTCTATGTGGAAAGCGGAAAGCTGTTCGCGTTTCTCGGTCCAAATGGCGCAGGCAAAAGCACGACCATCGATATGATTTGTACATTGTTGAAACCAGACTCAGGCGAGGCATTTATTAATGGCTGCAGATTAGGTATAGAAGACCAGGATATCCGGGAGTCTATCGGAGTTGTATTCCAAGAGAGTCTGCTCGACCCCCTTCTAACCGTACGCGAAAATTTGCTCACTCGCGCCAGATTCTATAAGGTTCCGAAGCTTGCGATAAAAGAACGTGTAGAGAAGGCAGCCATTTCAGCCGATGTCATGGAATTTATCGACCGTCCATATGGCAAATTATCCGGCGGGCAGAGACGGCGGGCAGATATCGCGCGGGCTCTAGTAAATACACCAAAGATTCTTTTTCTTGATGAACCAACAACAGGACTTGACCCTCAGACAAGGCGCAGCGTCTGGGAAACAATCGCCCGCTTGCAAAAGGAAAGTGGCCTGACTGTCTTTTTGACAACACATTATATGGAAGAAGCGGCCTCAGCAGATTATATCGTCATTATTGATGATGGCCGTATTGTCGCAAAGGGCACCCCATTTTCCCTGCGCAACACATACAGCTCAGATACTCTCAAAATTGAACCAACGGACCATCAGGCATTAGCCAGGCTGCTAGAGGAACATGATATTCCTTATATGGAGAAAAATGAGCTTATAATCATTAAACTCTCATCAACCGCAGAGGCCTTATCCATGCTTAAGCTCACAGAGCCATTAATCAATCGCTTTGAAGTGCAGCACGGGACGATGGATGATGTGTTCATTAACATCACAGGAAAGGAGATACGAGCCAATGTTTAATCTAGCCGAGCGTAATTTGCGGTTGTTTTTCCGGGATAAAAGCACGGTCTTTTTCTCCCTCTTGGCCGTCATCATCATTATCGGCCTGTATGTCCTCTTCCTTGGCGATACAATCGCGCAGGATATGACAGAAATCAATGATGCCAGATTCCTGATGGATAGCTGGATCATGGGA
Coding sequences:
- a CDS encoding amidase domain-containing protein, which translates into the protein MKEKLENLLKERIALLAGERKQSRSSQNERLMKKKKSLKQRGGHLVKVMGRGNIEKMTEREAIYTIHWSFAIKHGDQFYIEEEVERRRADFSSGELIGDIELIVPSDGELDRNWMVSDTMRSWPAFRYDRLKAVQYAERWWNEFNPSYPKFNDDCTNFISQCLHAGGVPMWGQPERTRGWWIDGKSNWSYSWTVAHAFMLMLKGAGWTVEVESPSELVMGDIICYDFEGDGRFNHNTIVTGMDGYGNPLVNAHTTNSRMRFWNYEDSTAYTPNIQYKFFHIKAR
- a CDS encoding branched-chain amino acid ABC transporter permease yields the protein MAIFRRMNGFFGIMIFALLFFFIMQYIISAGILGSFYTNMIITMGINIIMAVSLHLILGITGQFSIGQAGFLAVGAFVSAIMTMKLDIPFLLSILIGGIIAAAVGMLIGIPSLRLKGDYLAIATLGFGEIVRIIFLNMDYVGGASGMMVTHKTTWGWLFFWMMVTILVVRNFTNSTHGRACISIREDETASDAMGINTTYYKVAAFVIGAFFTGIAGALYAHNFYFIQPANFNFLKSFDILILVVLGGLGSLSGTVIAAVLLTFVTTFLSDYPETRMLLYSLVLIVMMIYRPQGLLGTREISSLFSRKTKGGPKDGNQQTIA
- a CDS encoding ABC transporter ATP-binding protein, encoding METSKPLLSVEQLSIQFGGLKAVSDVYMELASGELCGLIGPNGAGKTTLFNLLTGVYVPTEGTVTFNGHRLNKLAPYKITRKGLCRTFQNIRLFGELSVIDNVKVAYHSQASHSMLSSILRLPGHFKGEKVIEEKAFELLEIFQLELYKDEKAKNLPYGMQRRLEIARALAGNPSLLLLDEPAAGMNPKETEELMGLIGQIKERFSLTILLIEHDMQLVMGVCERIYVLDHGQLIAHGTPEEIRNNPLVIEAYLGEEVS
- a CDS encoding B3/B4 domain-containing protein, translating into MLHIKADEQLFTQAGDVKFGIIHYEGMEAGNIPSMLVGRLQLYIENLHTELQTKTWAEYTGIVAWRKIFKQTGADPSRYRPSVEALYRRIKKEPSAPTGNSAIALNNFFSLQYEIPLGIYDAKTIKGDVLIKIGHDADSYEGLNGRRNTLNGIIGTFDEDGPFGSPFVDSVRTSVHDETKEAIQVVYFHHDHSIDQARGMLEAISKMFLQVHGGESSIHLLSRENPKIDK
- a CDS encoding Na+/H+ antiporter NhaC family protein, which gives rise to MENSIYALLPPLVAIVMVVLTRKILLSLGVGIIVSAYMLADFKFGETAAITWDAAKGIFISDGALNLSNIYIIAFILLLGLITVFISVSGGSRAFGEWAMKRVKTRTGAQLVAAILGILIFIDDYFNALAVGQIARPITDRQKVSRAKLAYIIDSSSAPICVVSPVSSWGAYIIALLAIIFAQHQYTEYGAFTAFLQMSAMNYYAIAAIAMVFLVAVRNWNIGPMRAHEERAVIKGEVYDPEKSIPGELKQKLETSRKGSIYDLLLPILTLIVGTVAAMIWTGLTAISGKVTVLGVLENTDVTKSLVIGGLVGLIVALTMFAKQVFYHKAIKGKVFGKSFLQGIVTMLPAVYILLLAWMLVDLISRLEVGDYLAGLVQQSNLNTAFLPLMLFLVAGVMTFATGTSWGSFGILLPIAGEIAMAADPAMMLPAMAAVLAGAVFGDHCSPISDTTILSSTGAGSNHMDHVMTQLPYALICAGASIAGYLVLGFTGSIWISLLIVLGLIGSLTIVIKPDARMEQRIDNRLIDS
- the queG gene encoding tRNA epoxyqueuosine(34) reductase QueG; amino-acid sequence: MNHQQLKQDLIEYSKTIGIDKIGFTTSDPFLELKNRLIEQQKRNYASGFEEPNLDKRTDPKRLMPEARSIIAIAVAYPSRLHNAPKSRKGQRRGIFSRSSWGLDYHHVVKDRLKKVEAFIQERVPDALLKSMVDTGELADRAVAERAGIGWSGKNCSVLDPEYGSYMYLGEIITNIPFLPDAPMEDLCGTCTKCLDACPTGALVAGGQINAKRCISFLTQTKELIPAEFRDKVGNRLYGCDSCQTSCPYNKRVDFHLHQELEADPEIAKPELLSLLSLSNRAFKEQYGSLSGAWRGKMPIQRNAILALAHFKDPEHIGPLAELLKKDARPVIRGTAAWALGKIGGIEAAVILKECLAMEQEELVRTEIESAIAKLEKLGE
- a CDS encoding ABC transporter ATP-binding protein, with the translated sequence MLQIENITVYYGNIQAIKGVTLDIQEGEIVTLIGANGAGKSTLLKTISGLLKPKDGQIIYEGKPIGGKAAQAIVKQGISHVPEGRRIFANMTVEENLQLGAYLRRDRAGIKKDMEQVYELFPRLLERVKQQAGTLSGGEQQMLAMGRALMAKPKLLLLDEPSMGLAPLLVKTIFRIIEEIKATGTTILLVEQNAHLALSIADRAYVMETGRIVLSGKANELTESEEVKMAYLGGH
- a CDS encoding sulfite exporter TauE/SafE family protein codes for the protein MEYILIYLIGFIATTVGTLAGGGGLISFPSMLLLGVPVHSAIGANKVSNTVSSFTSFWHLYRKGKVNWKESFWIMPVSIIGGIAGGMTATIMSAFMLNIVASIFLLFGYIISFLGKGNFKNQDKELPINKYSLSGLFGIGMFDGMFGPGQGTLLLNLFGYFNLSYIKAVALVRLATVSSCMGAAVTYIVSGNIIWAVTLSLMLGSITGAQLGVRIAEKLNPQYVKPILRFMTLLLLIQLWINQFADNF